A window of Micromonospora sp. WMMC415 genomic DNA:
GGGTGGAAACGCAGCGTGCCGAGATTGGCCGCCCAGATCACCACGGCCAGCTCGCTCGGCGCGACCTCGTCGGCCGTACGACCGCTGGGGAACGTGATGTGCGCGGTCCGCACCCAGTCGGGCGCACCGGCCGGCAGCCGCTTCTGGTAGAAGGCGTCACCCCGGTTGTCCTGCCGGGTGGCGATCTTCGCGCCCTCGAAGACGCCGCGCGGCCAACGCTCCAGCATGGTCGGCCGGTCCCGCAGGGCCCGCAGGATCCCGTCGCCGACGGCCAGGAAGTATCGCACCACGTCGAGCTTGGTCAGCCCGCGCTCCGGAAAGTACGGCTTGTCCGGGCTGGAGACCCGCACGACGCGCTCCCCGACCCGGATCTCCTCCGCCGCCGTCGTCGCCACGCCCACACCGTAACCGCCCGTGGGCCGACTGGCGGGGACACGCCGCCGGCCGGACGGCTCCGGTGAGCGGTCCGGCCGGCGGTACGGCGACGATCAGCGCCCTTCCTGCTGCATGCGCGCCATCAGCATCTGCTTGCCCTGCTCACCCGCCTTGCGGTTGTTCTCCTGGATCTTCTTGAACCAGGTGGCGAGTTCGCTGTCTCCGCGCGCCTCGGCGTCGGAAATGTACGTCTCCATCCGGTAGATGTTCTCCAGGGACATCTGTACCGCGTGGATGAGGTCGTAGTTCTTGTCCTTGAGGGCGCTCTTCTGCTCCATGGTCATGGTCGCCACGGCGTACCTCCCCTGTCCGTGTCGTGGTCGAGCCAGCGCTTACCCCTCTTCGGCCCGTTCACGCCCGCGAGCGCCGGCGCCTCGCGGTTACCCGGCGACGCGCCGGGGTAGGGGGTGGCGCATGGCGGAACTGGCGGCGCTGTGGATCGTCCGGCACGGCGAGAGCACGGCGAACGTGGCGGCCGGGGCGGCCGAGGCGGCCGGCGCCGAGCTGATCGACCTCACCCACCGCGACCCGGACGTGCCGCTCAGCCGCACCGGGGAGGAGCAGGCCCGGGCCACCGGCCGGTGGCTCGCCGGGCTGCCCGAGGCGCGCCGCCCCGACGTGGCGGTGGTGTCGCCGTACCTGCGGGCGCGGCGCACCGCCGAGTTGGCCCTCGACGGCACCGGTGTCTCCTGCACCCGTGACGAGCGGCTGCGCGACCGGGAGCTGGGCATCCTCGACGGCCTGACCGGGCACGGGGTACGCCGCCGGTACCCCGAGGAGGCGGCGCGGCGGGACCGGCTGGGCAAGTTCTACTACCGCCCGCCCGGCGGCGAGTCGTGGACGGACGTGGCGCTGCGGCTGCGCGCCCTGCTCGGTGACCTCCGCCGTGACCACGAGGGCCGGCGGGTGCTGCTGTTCGGCCACGACGCCCTGGTCTTCCTCATGCGTTACCTGGTGGAGGGGCTCACCGAGGAGGAGCTGATGGCGTTGACCCGTGAGCACGTCATCGCGAACTGCTCGGTGACCGGCTGGTCGGCCGACGAGGACGGGCGGCTCCGCCCCGACGTGTTCAACGACGTCCGCCACCTGCGCCGCGAAGGTGCCCGGCCGACCAGGGAGGACGAGGTCCATGCCGAGCCGGTCTGACACCCCGGTCATCACGCCGGCGCTGCTGCGGGACTGGGCGCTGCCCATGCCGTCCGGGGGCAAGGAGTCGCGGGGCACGGTGCTGGTGGTCGGCGGCTCCCGGTTCACGCCCGGCGCGGTCCTGCTCGCCGGGGTGGCCGCCCTGCGGGCGGGTGCCGGGGTGCTTCAGCTCGCCGCCGCCGAGTCGACCGCCGCCGCGCTGAGCATCCAGGTGCCGGAGGCACTGGTGGTGGGGCTGCCGGAGACCGCGGACGGCGCGGTGGCCGGTGCCGGCGGCGACCGGCTCGGCGAGCTGGTGGCCGAGGCGGACGTGGTGGCGGTCGGCCCGGGACTCAAGGACATCGACGAGACCGGACTCCTGCTGCGTACGGTGCTCGACGCGGCGAGCCGGGAGACGGCGCTGGTGCTCGACGCGTACGCCCTGGGGGCCCTCAGCCACGCCCCGGACCTGCTGGTCGGCGCGGGCCGTCCGGTGGTGCTGACCCCCAACCTCACCGAGGCCCGGCACCTGCTCGGCCGCGAGCCGGGCGACGACCTGGACGCGGCGGCGGCGGAGCTGGCCGGCCGGTACGACGCCGTGGTGTCGCTGTACGGCCACATCGCCACTCCGGACGGGCGCGGTTGGCGGGAGGAGAGCGGCGACGCGGGGCTGGGCACCTCGGGCAGCGGCGACGTGCGGGCGGGTCTGCTGGCCGGCCTGCTGTCCCGGGGCGCGGAGCCGGCGCAGGCCGCGTGCTGGGGCGCGTTCGCGCACGCCGTCAGCGGCCAGCGCCTGGTGCCGCAGTACGGCCGGATCGGCTTCCTGGCCCGCGAGCTGCTCGACGAGATCCCGCACACCCTCGCCACGGTCTGACACCATTTGTCTCCCGCGAGAAAGTGTGTGTAACGCCACATGACTTTCCGGCGCTGTGTTCATCGGTGGCCGGCGACCTGCCCGCCACCCACCGGTCGCTCCCCACCAGGGAGTGCACCGGCACCGCAACAGCCCCCTGGGAGTCTGTGTGAAGAACCTCCGTCGCAAGACACTGGCCGCCGCGTCGGCCGTGTCCCTCGGTGTCGGTCTCGCCGTCACCGGTGGCATGGCTCCGGCCGCGTCGGCCGCCGGGCCGGACACCACGTACCTGGTGCTGGCCCCGCAGGGCGCCAAGACCGACAAGGCAGCGGCCCGCGTGGCCGCCGCCAAGGGCACGGTGGTGGCCGAGTACGACCAGATCGGCGTGCTCGTCGTCCGCTCCACCAACCCCGGGTTCGCCGCCGACGTGGCGGGCAGCGGGGTCGACTCGGTCGCCGCGACGACCGGCCTCGGTGCCGCCATCGACGAGGGCGTGGCCATCGAGGCCGACACCGCGGCCGTCGCCGCTGCCGCCGGGGACCCCACCGGCGAGCCGCTCTACGGCCTGCAGTGGGACATGCCGATGATCGACGTGCCCGAGGCGCACGCCGTCACCACCGGCAGCGCGAACGTCGTGGTGGGCGTGCTGGACAGCGGCATCTCCAGCAGCCACCCCGACCTGGCCAGCCAGATCGCCAAGGACAAGAGCGCGTCCTGCCTCGGCGGCGTCGTCGACACGTCCGAGACGGCCTGGAACCCGACCACCTCCGACCACGGCACCCACGTGGCCGGCACGATCGCCGCGGCGATCAACGGCGTCGGCGTCACCGGCGTCGCACCGGGCGTCAAGGTGGCCGCGGTCAAGGTCGTCAACGACGGCGGCTGGATCTTCCCGGAGGCTGCGGTCTGCGGGTTCATGTGGGCCGCCGAGCACGGCATGCAGGTGACCAACAACAGCTACTACATCGACCCGTGGGAGCTGAACTGCCGGAACGACGAGCGGCAGCGTCCGGTGTGGAAGGCGGTGCAGCGGGCCATCCGCTACTCGCAGTCCCAGGGCGTGCTGCACGTCGCGTCGGCGGGCAACTCCAACTGGGACCTGGCGCACAAGAACACCGACGACGGCAGCCCGAACGACGGCAGCGGCCCGGTCGAGGACCGCAAGGACCTCAACAGCGCCTGCCTCGTCCTGCCGGGTGAGGCGCCGGGCGTGGTCACCGTCTCGGCGACCGGCCCGACCGGGGAGAAGAGCTTCTACTCGTCGTACGGCACCGGGGTCGTCGACGTGACGGCGCCGGGCGGCGACACCCGGTTCCGCACCCAGGGTGCCCTCCCGACCACCACCGACGGCATCCTGTCCACCACCTGGTCGCAGACCAGCGGCAACGGCTGGGGTTACAAGCAGGGCACCTCGATGTCCTCGCCGCACGCGGCGGGTGTCGCGGCGCTCGCCGCCTCGGCGCACCCGGGCATCAAGCCGGGGGCTCTGGCGGCCCTGTTGGAGAACAGCGCCGTGGCGCAGTCCTGCCCGGATGGCGTCTACAACCCGGCGCCGCTCCACCCGGCCGGCCCGCACGCCTACGACGCGACCTGCTCCGGCGGGGCGCGCAACGGCTTCTACGGCGCCGGCATGGTCAACGCTTACCAGGCCGTGAAGTAGCGACCAGCACCACGGTGGGCCCGGCGGTGATCCGCCGGGCCCACCCGTTTCTCCTGCTCACTGTGGGGTACGGAGGGAGTCCTCAGCCCACGTCGAGGAGGTCAGCCGGTGTCGACCGATGCCATCGTCCTGTTGAAAGAGGACCACAAGGAGATGCGTCGCCTGTTCAAGGAGTTCCAGGCGAACGAGGACGCTCCGGCGAGCCAGCGCGAGAAGCTCGTGAAGCAGATCCTCGAAGCGCTCACCGTGCACACGTACCTGGAGAACGAGGTCATGTACCCGGAGGTCCGCAAGCGCCTGCCGGAGCTGGAGGACCACATCCTGGAGTCGTACGAGGAGCACCACGTGGCCGACGTGCTCTGCTTCGAACTCTTCACGATGAAGCCGGACGACGAGCACTACAACGCCAAGACGACGGTGCTGATCGAGAACGTGCTGCACCACGTCGAGGAGGAGGAGCAGGAGTGGTTCCCCAAGGTGCGCGAGAAGATGGGCCGTAACCAACTGCAGGATCTCGGCCAGCGGATGATCGACATGCGTCCGACGGCACCCCGCTCGCCGGCCGCGCCGAAGGCGCTGAAGAAGTCGCTGGACGCGGTGCGCGCCTGACCCCGCCACGCCGTCCGGGGCCCGGCCGTCGGTCGGGCCCCGACGCGTGTCACCAGGCGGTCGCCGGCACCCCGTCCGGCTCCGGCAGGACCCGCCGTAGCTGCCCCGGGGGCGCGCTGCGCCGCCGCCACTCGCGCGGGTAGCCCAGCGACACCTCCTCGAACCGTACGCCGTCGTACCAGGTCGTGCGGGGAATGTGCAGGTGGCCGTAGACCATGACGGCGGCGCCGAAGCGGACGTGCCAGTCGGCGGTGGCCTCGGTGCCGCACCACTGGGCGAAGATCGGGTAGCGCAGGATCCGCGTCGGCTCCCGGACCAGGGGCCAGTGGTTGACCAGCACGGTCGGCAGCGCCGGATCCCGCTCGGCCAGCCGCCGGGCGGTCTGCGCCACCCGGGCCGCGCACCACGCCGAGCGGCTCTCGTACGGGTCGGGGTGCAGCAGGTACTCGTCGGTGCAGACCACCCCCGTCCGGTACGCCTCGGCCAGCGCCGCCTCCGGCGTGTCGAAGCCCTCCGGCCGCCAGCTGTGGTCGTACAGCAGGAACAGGGGCGCCACGGTCACCGGACCGCCACGCCCCGCCCACACCGGGTACGGATCCTCCGGGGTGAGGACGCCGAGGCCGCGGCACAGCTCGACCAGGTGGGCGTAGCGCGCCACGCCGCGCAGCGTCACCGGATCGCTGGGCGGAGTCCACAGTTCGTGGTTGCCCGGGGACCAGACCACCTTCGCGAACCGACCGGCCAGCAGCCGCAGCGCCCACTCGATCTGCTCGACGGTGTCGCCGACGTCCCCGGCGACGAGCAGCCAGTCGTCCGGCGAGTCGGGACGCAGCCCCTCGACGATCGCGCGGTTGTCCGCGTGCCGCACGTGCAGGTCGCTGATGGCCAGCAGGCTCCCGCCACCACCCGCCCCCGCCATGCCGTCGATCCTAGGCGGCCCGTCACCGGCCCCGCGACCCCCGACGGCCGGCCTCGGGGGCGCTGTGCCCGGCCCCGGCGCGGCCGACCCCCGACGGCCGGGTGACCGCGACCGCC
This region includes:
- a CDS encoding histidine phosphatase family protein, whose amino-acid sequence is MAELAALWIVRHGESTANVAAGAAEAAGAELIDLTHRDPDVPLSRTGEEQARATGRWLAGLPEARRPDVAVVSPYLRARRTAELALDGTGVSCTRDERLRDRELGILDGLTGHGVRRRYPEEAARRDRLGKFYYRPPGGESWTDVALRLRALLGDLRRDHEGRRVLLFGHDALVFLMRYLVEGLTEEELMALTREHVIANCSVTGWSADEDGRLRPDVFNDVRHLRREGARPTREDEVHAEPV
- a CDS encoding NAD(P)H-hydrate dehydratase, encoding MPSRSDTPVITPALLRDWALPMPSGGKESRGTVLVVGGSRFTPGAVLLAGVAALRAGAGVLQLAAAESTAAALSIQVPEALVVGLPETADGAVAGAGGDRLGELVAEADVVAVGPGLKDIDETGLLLRTVLDAASRETALVLDAYALGALSHAPDLLVGAGRPVVLTPNLTEARHLLGREPGDDLDAAAAELAGRYDAVVSLYGHIATPDGRGWREESGDAGLGTSGSGDVRAGLLAGLLSRGAEPAQAACWGAFAHAVSGQRLVPQYGRIGFLARELLDEIPHTLATV
- a CDS encoding S8 family serine peptidase; its protein translation is MKNLRRKTLAAASAVSLGVGLAVTGGMAPAASAAGPDTTYLVLAPQGAKTDKAAARVAAAKGTVVAEYDQIGVLVVRSTNPGFAADVAGSGVDSVAATTGLGAAIDEGVAIEADTAAVAAAAGDPTGEPLYGLQWDMPMIDVPEAHAVTTGSANVVVGVLDSGISSSHPDLASQIAKDKSASCLGGVVDTSETAWNPTTSDHGTHVAGTIAAAINGVGVTGVAPGVKVAAVKVVNDGGWIFPEAAVCGFMWAAEHGMQVTNNSYYIDPWELNCRNDERQRPVWKAVQRAIRYSQSQGVLHVASAGNSNWDLAHKNTDDGSPNDGSGPVEDRKDLNSACLVLPGEAPGVVTVSATGPTGEKSFYSSYGTGVVDVTAPGGDTRFRTQGALPTTTDGILSTTWSQTSGNGWGYKQGTSMSSPHAAGVAALAASAHPGIKPGALAALLENSAVAQSCPDGVYNPAPLHPAGPHAYDATCSGGARNGFYGAGMVNAYQAVK
- a CDS encoding hemerythrin domain-containing protein, producing MSTDAIVLLKEDHKEMRRLFKEFQANEDAPASQREKLVKQILEALTVHTYLENEVMYPEVRKRLPELEDHILESYEEHHVADVLCFELFTMKPDDEHYNAKTTVLIENVLHHVEEEEQEWFPKVREKMGRNQLQDLGQRMIDMRPTAPRSPAAPKALKKSLDAVRA
- a CDS encoding metallophosphoesterase; translated protein: MAGAGGGGSLLAISDLHVRHADNRAIVEGLRPDSPDDWLLVAGDVGDTVEQIEWALRLLAGRFAKVVWSPGNHELWTPPSDPVTLRGVARYAHLVELCRGLGVLTPEDPYPVWAGRGGPVTVAPLFLLYDHSWRPEGFDTPEAALAEAYRTGVVCTDEYLLHPDPYESRSAWCAARVAQTARRLAERDPALPTVLVNHWPLVREPTRILRYPIFAQWCGTEATADWHVRFGAAVMVYGHLHIPRTTWYDGVRFEEVSLGYPREWRRRSAPPGQLRRVLPEPDGVPATAW